The following are from one region of the Salmo trutta chromosome 22, fSalTru1.1, whole genome shotgun sequence genome:
- the LOC115158252 gene encoding E3 SUMO-protein ligase PIAS4-A isoform X1 — MAGELVEAMNMVKSFRVSDLQTLLASMGRSKSGLKHDLVGRALRLVQTEYSPELLKNVRQLYESRFPKASGWLAARRPEGVPVAYSSLSSSPTGTQGTDYLNGIPKLSSTPAAEVKLASLPFYQTLETLLPPTELIAQNSEKLQDSQCIFELTQSQADQVRNSTELRPGMKAIQVVLRICYTDSIGVQEDQYPPNIAVKVNQSYCHVPGYYPSNKPGVEPRRPCRPVNITPWLHLSTATNRATVTWGNFGKRYSVAVYLVRVFTSAELFSQLKHCSVESAERCRERIQDKLRFDPENEIATTGLRVSLICPLVKMRIGVPCRVLTCAHLQCFDAIYFLQMNEKKPTWTCPVCDKQAPFELLTIDGLASEILKETHEDIEEIEYLTDGSWRAIRDEKERERERSNTPDYPVVDICVPEANGHSPAHSSTSQTGKSGAGSTAGGTGGGVVVDLTLDSEEEGGGARGDSDDTEDSQDSPAPKRGRYDYDKDLVTAY, encoded by the exons ATGGCGGGCGAACTGGTGGAAGCGATG AACATGGTGAAGAGTTTCCGGGTCTCTGACCTGCAGACGCTGCTGGCCTCCATGGGCCGCAGTAAGAGCGGTCTAAAGCATGACCTGGTGGGACGGGCACTGAGGCTGGTGCAGACAGAGTACAGCCCAGAGCTGCTGAAGAACGTGCGGCAGCTGTACGAGTCACGCTTCCCCAAGGCGTCGGGTTGGCTGGCTGCTCGGCGCCCGGAGGGGGTCCCGGTGGCCTACTCCTCCCTCAGCTCGTCCCCCACAGGCACTCAGGGCACAGACTACCTCAACGGCATCCCCAAGCTGTCCTCCACACCTGCGGCTGAGGTCAAGCTGGCGTCGCTGCCCTTCTACCAAACTCTGGAGACGCTGTTGCCACCAACAGAGCTAA TTGCCCAGAACAGTGAGAAACTGCAGGACAGTCAATGCATATTTGAATTAACACAGAGCCAAGCGGACCAAGTCAGAAACTCAAC TGAGCTTCGACCAGGAATGAAGGCAATCCAGGTGGTTCTTAG AATCTGTTATACAGACTCCATCGGTGTCCAGGAAGATCAGTACCCTCCCAATATTGCTGTCAAAGTCAACCAGTCCTACTGTCATGTACCA GGTTACTATCCGTCTAATAAGCCAGGTGTGGAACCGCGTCGTCCCTGTCGCCCAGTCAACAtcacaccctggttacacctctcCACTGCCACCAACCGGGCCACTGTCACATGGGGCAACTTCGGCAAG CGCTACTCGGTGGCAGTGTATTTAGTGCGGGTCTTCACATCAGCAGAGCTCTTCAGCCAACTTAAACACTGCTCAGTGGAGAGTGCAGAACGCTGTCGGGAACGCA TCCAGGACAAGCTACGCTTTGATCCAGAGAACGAGATCGCCACCACAGGGCTACGGGTGTCCCTCATCTGTCCT cTAGTGAAGATGCGGATTGGAGTGCCGTGTCGGGTGCTCACCTGTGCCCACTTGCAGTGTTTCGATGCCATCTACTTCCTGCAAATGAATGAGAAGAAGCCCACGTGGACCTGCCCTGTGTGTGACAAACAGGCTCCCTTTGAGCTGCTCACCATCGATGG GCTGGCATCTGAGATCTTAAAGGAGACCCATGAGGACATTGAGGAGATTGAATATCTGACTGACGGTTCATGGAGAGCCATTCGagatgagaaggagagggagagggaacggAGCAACACTCCCGACTATCCTGTAGTGGATATAT gtGTTCCTGAGGCGAACGGCCACTCCCCAGCCCACAGCAGCACCAGCCAGACAGGGAAGTCAGGAGCAGGGTCCACGGCGGGGGGAACGGGCGGAGGAGTGGTGGTAGATCTGACTCTGGActcggaggaggaggggggaggggctagAGGAGACAGCGACGACACTGAGGACAGCCAGGACAGCCCCGCCCCCAAGAGGGGCCGATACGACTATGACAAGGACCTGGTCACTGCCTACTGA
- the LOC115158252 gene encoding E3 SUMO-protein ligase PIAS4-A isoform X2, with protein sequence MVKSFRVSDLQTLLASMGRSKSGLKHDLVGRALRLVQTEYSPELLKNVRQLYESRFPKASGWLAARRPEGVPVAYSSLSSSPTGTQGTDYLNGIPKLSSTPAAEVKLASLPFYQTLETLLPPTELIAQNSEKLQDSQCIFELTQSQADQVRNSTELRPGMKAIQVVLRICYTDSIGVQEDQYPPNIAVKVNQSYCHVPGYYPSNKPGVEPRRPCRPVNITPWLHLSTATNRATVTWGNFGKRYSVAVYLVRVFTSAELFSQLKHCSVESAERCRERIQDKLRFDPENEIATTGLRVSLICPLVKMRIGVPCRVLTCAHLQCFDAIYFLQMNEKKPTWTCPVCDKQAPFELLTIDGLASEILKETHEDIEEIEYLTDGSWRAIRDEKERERERSNTPDYPVVDICVPEANGHSPAHSSTSQTGKSGAGSTAGGTGGGVVVDLTLDSEEEGGGARGDSDDTEDSQDSPAPKRGRYDYDKDLVTAY encoded by the exons ATGGTGAAGAGTTTCCGGGTCTCTGACCTGCAGACGCTGCTGGCCTCCATGGGCCGCAGTAAGAGCGGTCTAAAGCATGACCTGGTGGGACGGGCACTGAGGCTGGTGCAGACAGAGTACAGCCCAGAGCTGCTGAAGAACGTGCGGCAGCTGTACGAGTCACGCTTCCCCAAGGCGTCGGGTTGGCTGGCTGCTCGGCGCCCGGAGGGGGTCCCGGTGGCCTACTCCTCCCTCAGCTCGTCCCCCACAGGCACTCAGGGCACAGACTACCTCAACGGCATCCCCAAGCTGTCCTCCACACCTGCGGCTGAGGTCAAGCTGGCGTCGCTGCCCTTCTACCAAACTCTGGAGACGCTGTTGCCACCAACAGAGCTAA TTGCCCAGAACAGTGAGAAACTGCAGGACAGTCAATGCATATTTGAATTAACACAGAGCCAAGCGGACCAAGTCAGAAACTCAAC TGAGCTTCGACCAGGAATGAAGGCAATCCAGGTGGTTCTTAG AATCTGTTATACAGACTCCATCGGTGTCCAGGAAGATCAGTACCCTCCCAATATTGCTGTCAAAGTCAACCAGTCCTACTGTCATGTACCA GGTTACTATCCGTCTAATAAGCCAGGTGTGGAACCGCGTCGTCCCTGTCGCCCAGTCAACAtcacaccctggttacacctctcCACTGCCACCAACCGGGCCACTGTCACATGGGGCAACTTCGGCAAG CGCTACTCGGTGGCAGTGTATTTAGTGCGGGTCTTCACATCAGCAGAGCTCTTCAGCCAACTTAAACACTGCTCAGTGGAGAGTGCAGAACGCTGTCGGGAACGCA TCCAGGACAAGCTACGCTTTGATCCAGAGAACGAGATCGCCACCACAGGGCTACGGGTGTCCCTCATCTGTCCT cTAGTGAAGATGCGGATTGGAGTGCCGTGTCGGGTGCTCACCTGTGCCCACTTGCAGTGTTTCGATGCCATCTACTTCCTGCAAATGAATGAGAAGAAGCCCACGTGGACCTGCCCTGTGTGTGACAAACAGGCTCCCTTTGAGCTGCTCACCATCGATGG GCTGGCATCTGAGATCTTAAAGGAGACCCATGAGGACATTGAGGAGATTGAATATCTGACTGACGGTTCATGGAGAGCCATTCGagatgagaaggagagggagagggaacggAGCAACACTCCCGACTATCCTGTAGTGGATATAT gtGTTCCTGAGGCGAACGGCCACTCCCCAGCCCACAGCAGCACCAGCCAGACAGGGAAGTCAGGAGCAGGGTCCACGGCGGGGGGAACGGGCGGAGGAGTGGTGGTAGATCTGACTCTGGActcggaggaggaggggggaggggctagAGGAGACAGCGACGACACTGAGGACAGCCAGGACAGCCCCGCCCCCAAGAGGGGCCGATACGACTATGACAAGGACCTGGTCACTGCCTACTGA